A window of the Odocoileus virginianus isolate 20LAN1187 ecotype Illinois chromosome 20, Ovbor_1.2, whole genome shotgun sequence genome harbors these coding sequences:
- the AGRP gene encoding agouti-related protein isoform X1, producing MILPYKPGTRNGQQLLGRGSSKQSQAMLTAVLLSCALLLAMPTMQGAQMGSAPLEGIGRPDEALFLELQGISLQPLLKRTTEEQDEEALLQEAEAKALAEVLDPEGRKPRSPRRCVRLHESCLGHQVPCCDPCATCYCRFFNAFCYCRKLGTTTNPCSRT from the exons ATCCTGCCATATAAGCCGGGGACACGGAATGGTCAGCAACTCCTGGGACGAGGATCCAGCAAGCAGAG CCAGGCCATGCTGACCGCAGTACTGCTGAGTTGTGCCCTGTTGCTGGCAATGCCCACCATGCAGGGGGCCCAAATGGGCTCTGCTCCCTTGGAGGGCATTGGAAGGCCTGACGAAGCCTTATTCCTAGAGCTCCAAG GCATAAGCCTGCAGCCATTGCTGAAGAGGACAACGGAGGAACAGGACGAAGAGGCGCTGCTGCAGGAAGCAGAGGCCAAGGCCTTAGCAGAG GTGCTAGATCCGGAAGGACGCAAGCCACGCTCCCCACGTCGCTGCGTAAGGCTGCACGAATCCTGTCTGGGACACCAAGTACCCTGCTGCGACCCGTGCGCCACTTGCTACTGCCGTTTCTTCAATGCCTTCTGCTACTGCCGCAAGTTGGGTACCACCACGAACCCCTGCAGCCGCACCTAG
- the AGRP gene encoding agouti-related protein isoform X2: MLTAVLLSCALLLAMPTMQGAQMGSAPLEGIGRPDEALFLELQGISLQPLLKRTTEEQDEEALLQEAEAKALAEVLDPEGRKPRSPRRCVRLHESCLGHQVPCCDPCATCYCRFFNAFCYCRKLGTTTNPCSRT; the protein is encoded by the exons ATGCTGACCGCAGTACTGCTGAGTTGTGCCCTGTTGCTGGCAATGCCCACCATGCAGGGGGCCCAAATGGGCTCTGCTCCCTTGGAGGGCATTGGAAGGCCTGACGAAGCCTTATTCCTAGAGCTCCAAG GCATAAGCCTGCAGCCATTGCTGAAGAGGACAACGGAGGAACAGGACGAAGAGGCGCTGCTGCAGGAAGCAGAGGCCAAGGCCTTAGCAGAG GTGCTAGATCCGGAAGGACGCAAGCCACGCTCCCCACGTCGCTGCGTAAGGCTGCACGAATCCTGTCTGGGACACCAAGTACCCTGCTGCGACCCGTGCGCCACTTGCTACTGCCGTTTCTTCAATGCCTTCTGCTACTGCCGCAAGTTGGGTACCACCACGAACCCCTGCAGCCGCACCTAG